In uncultured Draconibacterium sp., one genomic interval encodes:
- a CDS encoding S8 family serine peptidase yields the protein MVTLKKPGTDPGDAPVQVVPYGITRVGGTTYNGTNKAWIIDTGIDLDHPDLNVDQTLGATFITRTTTPEDDNGHGSHCAGIVAAIDNEIGVIGVAAGATVVPVKVLDRKGSGAYSVIIAGVDYVAANANPGDAANMSLGGGVYEPIDLAVANLGAQGIYVALAAGNESDDADNHSPARTEGTNIYTVSAMDSSDYWAYFSNYGEHVDYCAPGVSILSCYKSGGYATMSGTSMAAPHVCGLLLATDGNLSIDGFVAGDPDGDADPIAHM from the coding sequence ATGGTAACATTAAAAAAACCTGGAACCGATCCTGGAGATGCTCCTGTCCAGGTTGTTCCTTATGGAATAACAAGAGTTGGTGGTACCACATATAACGGAACCAATAAAGCCTGGATTATTGATACGGGTATTGATCTTGACCATCCCGATCTTAATGTTGATCAAACTCTTGGCGCTACATTTATCACCAGAACTACAACCCCGGAAGATGATAATGGACACGGATCGCATTGTGCAGGTATCGTTGCAGCAATTGACAACGAAATTGGTGTTATTGGTGTAGCAGCGGGCGCAACTGTTGTTCCTGTTAAAGTTCTGGATAGAAAAGGTTCCGGTGCCTATTCTGTAATTATTGCCGGAGTTGATTATGTTGCTGCAAATGCAAATCCTGGTGATGCTGCAAATATGAGTTTAGGCGGTGGTGTTTATGAGCCTATCGATTTGGCTGTTGCCAATCTTGGAGCACAAGGTATATACGTGGCACTTGCCGCAGGAAATGAATCAGATGATGCAGATAACCATTCGCCGGCAAGAACAGAAGGAACTAATATCTATACTGTTTCAGCAATGGATAGCAGTGATTATTGGGCTTATTTCTCGAATTATGGTGAGCATGTTGATTATTGTGCTCCGGGAGTAAGCATTCTTTCTTGTTATAAAAGCGGTGGTTATGCAACCATGAGCGGAACATCAATGGCTGCACCTCATGTGTGTGGATTGTTGCTTGCAACAGACGGAAACTTATCGATTGATGGTTTTGTTGCAGGTGACCCTGATGGCGACGCAGATCCAATTGCGCATATGTAA
- a CDS encoding DUF2795 domain-containing protein, whose translation MYWTLELASKLEDAPWPATKDELIDYAIRSGAPLEVIENLQEIEDEGEMYESIEDIWPDYPSKDDFFFNEDEY comes from the coding sequence ATGTATTGGACTCTGGAATTAGCATCGAAGTTAGAAGATGCACCTTGGCCGGCAACAAAAGACGAATTAATTGATTACGCAATACGTTCGGGCGCTCCACTTGAAGTAATAGAAAACTTGCAGGAGATTGAGGACGAAGGTGAGATGTACGAAAGTATTGAGGATATTTGGCCGGATTATCCAAGTAAGGATGATTTCTTTTTTAACGAAGATGAATACTAA
- a CDS encoding DUF5916 domain-containing protein translates to MKIATVLLFFVFIQTISAQEKRTYKATTAENLDITINGVFDEQEWQNANWENDFIQHEPNEGEEPTRQTEYAILYDANNLYVAIRSFDDPDSISMRMSRRDETDGDLAGIYIDSYFDKRTSFAFIVSAAGVRSDLVNTNDGDNEDDTWDPIWYAKTSVTKNGWNAEMRIPLTQLRFDENDEQIWGMNVFRLIFREDELSSWQPMKRETAGFTSQFGILRGIENIKPQNSLNVTPYMVARTERFEKEPENPFLKSGKSNSFDAGLDAKIGLTNYLTMDLTINPDFGQVEADPSQVNLSTYETFFREKRPFFIEGNNILSYKLAFGDGDQSANNLFYSRRIGRRPNHSPDLADDEYADTPDFTRILGAAKITGKTKSGWSIGVIESVTAREEAEIKGISGNKTEVVEPLTNYFVSRVQKDFNEGNTYIGGMFTAVNRNINDEHLDFLHKSAYTGGVDVVHKWHNKDWFVDAGVYFSRVEGSEEAILNTQTSYSRTFQRPDADYVTLDSTRTSLSGTGGKFTLGKTGGKLKFAGIFSWKSPGLEINDIGYTPEVDEIMQAFWLGYRWFEPFSIFRSMGLNFNQWTNYDFGGNLLGAGGNINGHAQFNNFWRAFSSININGEQLSHTALRGGPSMKLPGNYSFYTGIFSNPQKKFTYGADGGMNWSNEKGFFSSKSFEVEFGYRPIKAMQIEISPEFGVSDNQLQYITQHDHMNDKRYVMGTIQRKTFSTSIRINYNVTPDLTVQFWGQPFIATGDYDAFKYITDSKADEINDRFALYSDEQITYDAQNSVYHIDETLNGQTDYSFDNPDFNVKEFLSNLVVRWEYRPGSMIYLVWSQNRGCFDNTGKFDFGNDISDLFDEKPHNVFLVKFSYRIGR, encoded by the coding sequence ATGAAAATTGCGACTGTCCTCTTATTCTTTGTATTTATACAAACCATATCTGCACAGGAAAAACGAACGTACAAAGCTACAACCGCCGAGAACCTTGATATAACTATTAACGGTGTTTTTGATGAACAGGAATGGCAAAATGCCAATTGGGAAAACGACTTTATTCAGCACGAGCCCAACGAAGGTGAAGAACCAACCCGTCAAACAGAATATGCCATTTTATACGATGCCAACAACCTATACGTGGCAATTCGTTCGTTCGATGATCCGGACAGCATTTCCATGCGAATGTCTCGACGCGACGAAACAGATGGCGACCTCGCCGGAATTTATATCGACTCATATTTTGACAAACGAACCTCGTTTGCATTTATAGTTTCAGCAGCCGGAGTACGATCGGATTTGGTAAATACAAACGATGGTGATAACGAAGACGACACCTGGGATCCGATCTGGTATGCAAAAACATCGGTAACTAAAAACGGATGGAACGCTGAAATGCGAATTCCTCTAACCCAGTTACGATTTGACGAAAACGATGAACAGATTTGGGGAATGAATGTTTTCCGCCTTATTTTCAGGGAAGACGAACTTTCATCGTGGCAACCCATGAAACGTGAAACGGCTGGTTTTACGTCGCAGTTTGGCATTTTGCGAGGTATTGAAAATATAAAACCTCAAAACTCGTTGAATGTTACTCCTTATATGGTTGCCCGCACCGAACGTTTTGAAAAAGAACCTGAAAATCCATTTCTGAAATCGGGAAAATCAAATAGTTTTGATGCCGGTTTAGATGCCAAAATCGGTCTCACCAATTATCTTACCATGGATCTCACAATCAATCCGGACTTTGGCCAGGTTGAAGCCGATCCGTCGCAGGTAAACCTGAGCACTTACGAAACCTTTTTCAGAGAGAAGCGACCATTTTTTATTGAAGGAAATAATATCCTCTCGTACAAGCTTGCTTTTGGCGACGGTGATCAATCGGCCAATAACCTGTTTTACTCACGCCGAATCGGACGCCGTCCTAATCATTCTCCCGATTTGGCAGATGATGAATATGCCGACACACCGGATTTTACACGTATTCTGGGTGCAGCAAAAATAACCGGGAAAACAAAAAGTGGCTGGTCGATAGGAGTAATTGAAAGCGTTACTGCCAGAGAAGAAGCTGAAATTAAAGGGATATCGGGCAACAAAACCGAGGTGGTTGAGCCTTTAACCAATTATTTTGTAAGTAGAGTTCAAAAGGATTTTAACGAGGGAAATACTTATATCGGGGGAATGTTTACAGCCGTTAACAGAAATATAAATGACGAGCACCTTGATTTTTTGCATAAAAGCGCTTACACCGGTGGTGTTGATGTTGTTCACAAATGGCATAACAAAGACTGGTTTGTAGATGCCGGAGTTTATTTCAGCCGTGTTGAAGGTAGCGAAGAAGCGATTCTTAATACACAAACTTCCTATTCGCGAACCTTTCAGCGACCTGATGCCGATTATGTTACCCTCGATTCAACGAGAACTTCACTTTCGGGTACAGGAGGAAAATTTACTCTTGGCAAAACAGGTGGCAAGTTGAAGTTTGCAGGAATATTTAGCTGGAAATCGCCGGGACTGGAAATTAATGACATTGGTTACACGCCTGAGGTTGACGAAATTATGCAAGCATTTTGGTTAGGATACCGCTGGTTCGAGCCCTTTTCCATTTTCAGAAGTATGGGCCTTAATTTTAACCAGTGGACTAATTATGATTTTGGCGGCAATTTATTAGGTGCAGGCGGTAACATTAACGGGCACGCCCAGTTTAATAACTTTTGGCGGGCTTTTTCGAGTATAAACATTAACGGCGAGCAGCTTTCGCATACAGCTTTGCGTGGTGGTCCGTCGATGAAACTTCCCGGCAACTATAGTTTTTATACCGGTATATTCTCAAACCCACAGAAGAAGTTTACCTATGGAGCCGACGGAGGAATGAACTGGAGTAACGAAAAGGGTTTCTTCTCGAGCAAAAGTTTTGAGGTAGAATTTGGTTACCGCCCGATAAAAGCCATGCAAATTGAAATTAGTCCTGAATTCGGCGTGAGCGACAATCAGCTTCAGTATATTACTCAACACGACCACATGAACGACAAACGTTACGTAATGGGAACCATTCAGCGCAAAACGTTCAGTACTTCAATTCGCATAAATTATAATGTTACGCCCGATCTGACGGTTCAGTTTTGGGGACAGCCTTTTATTGCAACAGGCGATTACGATGCGTTTAAATACATAACAGACAGTAAAGCTGATGAAATAAACGACAGGTTTGCGTTGTACTCGGATGAACAGATTACTTACGATGCACAAAATAGTGTTTACCACATTGATGAAACATTAAATGGCCAAACCGATTATAGTTTTGATAATCCTGATTTTAATGTAAAAGAGTTCTTATCAAACCTGGTCGTTCGCTGGGAATATCGTCCCGGCTCGATGATCTACCTGGTGTGGTCGCAAAACAGAGGTTGTTTTGACAATACGGGTAAATTTGATTTTGGTAACGACATATCTGATCTCTTTGATGAGAAACCACATAATGTCTTCCTGGTAAAATTTTCATACCGTATCGGAAGATAA
- a CDS encoding ABC transporter ATP-binding protein, which yields MPEKIIHLENIVKTYKVGTQEVRALRSVSIDIYKGEYVAIMGASGSGKSTLMNIIGCLDTPTSGTYVLNGKDVSSLSDDRLAEIRNSEIGFVFQVFNLLPRNSALENVMLPLVYAGKRKAERKQMAEATLVDVGLQDRMEHKPNELSGGQRQRVAIARALVNKPALLLADEPTGNLDSKISEEIMKLFAEIHRKGNTLVMVTHEEDIAEHAHRIIRLKDGEVESDIINENPIY from the coding sequence ATGCCGGAAAAAATTATTCATCTTGAGAACATTGTAAAAACATATAAAGTTGGAACGCAGGAAGTTCGCGCCCTACGTTCGGTTTCTATTGATATTTATAAAGGCGAATATGTGGCCATTATGGGCGCCTCGGGTTCGGGAAAATCAACCTTAATGAACATTATTGGCTGTTTGGACACTCCAACCAGCGGAACTTACGTGTTGAACGGAAAGGATGTGAGTAGCCTGTCGGACGATCGTTTAGCAGAAATCAGAAACTCGGAGATCGGATTTGTTTTCCAGGTATTTAACCTTTTGCCACGTAATTCGGCCCTTGAAAATGTGATGTTGCCACTGGTTTACGCCGGGAAACGCAAGGCTGAACGCAAGCAAATGGCCGAAGCAACTTTGGTTGATGTTGGTTTGCAAGACCGTATGGAACACAAACCCAACGAATTGTCGGGTGGACAGCGCCAGCGTGTGGCAATTGCCCGTGCTTTGGTAAATAAGCCCGCTTTGCTGCTGGCCGATGAGCCAACCGGTAACCTCGATTCAAAAATATCAGAAGAAATTATGAAACTTTTTGCAGAAATTCACCGAAAAGGAAACACCTTGGTTATGGTAACCCACGAAGAAGATATTGCCGAACACGCACATCGTATTATAAGATTAAAAGACGGAGAAGTGGAATCGGATATTATTAATGAGAATCCGATTTATTAA
- a CDS encoding glycoside hydrolase family 3 C-terminal domain-containing protein: MKKSILNLILIICALTVFAQNENLDFLDPSLPLEERVDLLVSQMTLQEKVDQLEYTSKAVDRLQVPEYNWWNECLHGVARAGYATVFPQSISIAASWDADLVSRVAVAISDEARAKHHEFVRRDKRGIYQGLTFWSPNINIFRDPRWGRGHETYGEDPYLTGILGTQFVKGLQGDDPKYLKVVATAKHYAVHSGPEPLRHEFNALVSERDLRETYLPAFRMLIKDGGAYSVMGAYNQFRGVPCCASDELIGILRNDWGFDGYIVSDCWAISDFYTFQDFSEDAAEAAAVAVKAGTDLNCGTSYRHLTEAVERGLITEDEIDVAVKRLFTARFKLGMFDPNEDVAYAQIPFSVNTSKENDELALEAARKSIVLLKNQDKTLPLSKDIKTLAVIGPNADNWESLVGNYNGIAKNPVTVLKGLQNKLPNTKILYAEGSHLAKGVSNLHAIPTVFLQTEDGQEGVKGEYFNNAKLEGEPVFSRIDENIDFYWEADAPTPEMNDDDFSVRWTGYIVPPVSGEYRIGCWGMPQLDIWVEGEKLLSHKSEHHAFHHEKAVKMEAGKKYKFVYEYANYHGEGDAKLLWAMPNQNMKEEAVEAAQKADAVVLVLGLSQRLEGEEMELEVDGFEGGDRTHLKLPATQRELMKAVQATGKPVILVLLNGSALAVNWADENLEAIITAGYPGQEGGNAVADVLTGDYNPAGRLPVTYYKSVDQLPPFEEYDMENRTYKYFNGEPLYPFGYGLSYTSFTYSDVKLAKKAQIGDTVEISAKVTNSGDKAGEEVVQLYLKDVVASTPRPKYQLEGFERITLQPGETKTVKFVLEPRQFSIIGADDKRVVEPGEFSLFVGGSQPEGKGKNGISKTIELKGKNTFIE; this comes from the coding sequence ATGAAAAAATCAATTTTAAACCTAATTCTCATTATTTGTGCATTAACTGTATTTGCACAAAATGAAAATCTCGATTTTTTAGATCCATCGCTTCCTTTGGAGGAACGAGTTGATTTGCTGGTGTCGCAAATGACACTGCAGGAAAAAGTTGATCAACTGGAATACACCTCAAAAGCGGTTGACCGTTTGCAAGTGCCGGAATACAACTGGTGGAACGAATGTTTACACGGAGTGGCCAGGGCAGGTTACGCAACTGTTTTTCCGCAATCGATTAGTATTGCTGCCTCGTGGGATGCCGATTTGGTAAGCCGTGTTGCAGTTGCTATTTCAGATGAAGCGCGTGCAAAACATCATGAGTTTGTTCGTCGCGACAAAAGGGGTATTTACCAGGGACTTACGTTTTGGTCGCCAAACATCAACATTTTCCGCGATCCGCGTTGGGGCCGGGGACACGAAACTTACGGAGAAGATCCATACCTTACCGGAATTCTGGGAACTCAATTTGTTAAAGGGCTTCAGGGCGATGATCCAAAATATTTGAAAGTTGTTGCTACGGCAAAACACTATGCCGTTCATTCGGGGCCCGAGCCATTACGTCACGAATTTAATGCGTTGGTAAGCGAACGCGATTTGCGCGAAACTTATTTGCCGGCATTCCGCATGTTAATAAAAGACGGAGGTGCTTATTCGGTAATGGGGGCGTATAACCAGTTTCGGGGTGTTCCTTGTTGTGCCAGCGATGAGCTGATTGGTATTCTGCGCAACGACTGGGGATTTGATGGTTACATCGTTTCTGACTGTTGGGCGATTTCCGATTTCTATACCTTTCAGGATTTCTCGGAAGATGCTGCCGAAGCAGCGGCGGTGGCTGTTAAAGCCGGTACCGATTTGAATTGTGGAACTTCATACCGTCATCTTACCGAAGCTGTTGAACGAGGTTTGATTACAGAGGATGAAATTGATGTTGCAGTAAAACGTTTGTTTACTGCCCGTTTTAAGTTAGGAATGTTTGATCCGAATGAAGATGTGGCTTACGCACAAATTCCATTTTCGGTAAATACATCGAAAGAAAATGATGAGCTGGCACTGGAAGCAGCACGCAAAAGTATTGTGTTGCTAAAAAACCAGGATAAAACATTACCGCTTTCAAAAGACATAAAAACACTTGCTGTTATTGGCCCAAATGCTGATAACTGGGAGTCGCTGGTTGGAAACTACAATGGTATTGCCAAAAATCCGGTAACCGTGTTAAAGGGATTACAAAATAAATTGCCGAACACCAAAATACTTTATGCCGAAGGAAGTCATTTGGCAAAAGGAGTTAGTAACCTTCATGCTATTCCTACTGTGTTTTTACAAACTGAAGATGGACAGGAAGGAGTTAAAGGAGAATACTTTAATAATGCTAAGTTAGAAGGAGAACCTGTCTTTTCCAGAATAGATGAAAATATTGATTTTTACTGGGAAGCTGATGCGCCAACACCAGAAATGAATGATGATGACTTTAGTGTACGCTGGACAGGTTACATTGTACCACCGGTGAGTGGTGAGTACCGGATTGGATGCTGGGGAATGCCACAACTTGATATTTGGGTTGAAGGAGAAAAGTTGCTCAGTCATAAATCCGAGCATCATGCTTTTCATCACGAAAAGGCTGTAAAAATGGAGGCAGGCAAAAAGTACAAATTCGTGTACGAATACGCCAACTATCATGGCGAAGGCGATGCAAAACTATTGTGGGCCATGCCAAACCAAAATATGAAAGAGGAAGCCGTAGAAGCAGCTCAAAAAGCCGATGCTGTTGTTTTGGTACTGGGTCTTTCGCAACGACTTGAAGGCGAAGAAATGGAATTGGAAGTAGATGGTTTTGAAGGCGGAGACCGCACACATTTAAAACTTCCGGCAACACAACGCGAGTTGATGAAAGCTGTTCAGGCAACGGGTAAACCGGTAATTCTTGTTTTACTAAACGGAAGCGCACTCGCTGTAAACTGGGCCGACGAAAACCTGGAAGCAATTATTACCGCAGGTTATCCGGGGCAGGAGGGCGGTAACGCTGTTGCCGATGTGTTAACAGGCGATTATAATCCGGCCGGACGTTTACCGGTTACTTATTACAAATCGGTTGATCAGTTGCCACCGTTCGAAGAATACGATATGGAGAACCGCACTTACAAGTACTTTAATGGCGAGCCACTATACCCATTTGGCTACGGATTGAGTTATACTTCTTTTACTTATTCGGATGTAAAACTGGCTAAAAAGGCCCAGATTGGCGATACTGTAGAAATAAGTGCCAAAGTGACCAATAGCGGAGATAAAGCAGGCGAAGAGGTTGTGCAGTTATATTTGAAAGATGTGGTCGCATCAACTCCACGTCCGAAATATCAGTTAGAGGGTTTTGAGCGGATTACTTTACAACCGGGTGAAACGAAGACAGTGAAGTTTGTACTTGAACCTCGTCAGTTTTCCATAATAGGAGCCGATGATAAACGGGTTGTTGAACCCGGAGAATTTTCACTATTTGTCGGAGGAAGTCAGCCTGAAGGGAAAGGAAAAAATGGCATTTCAAAAACAATTGAATTAAAAGGAAAGAATACTTTTATCGAATAG
- a CDS encoding YkgJ family cysteine cluster protein — MDFTAYKTLRNNIDELSDNLETQHKKHMKCKAGCDLCCMDYSIFPVEFYSIVEALRERGDKPDFNTNKDESSCIFLNNHKCEIYAERPIICRTHGLPLLYMNEDNGWELSACELNFTEFDMEEFSEENTFPQDKFNSKLYLLNKEFIAKNQFSDYSEFDLIPIKELAKHIKT; from the coding sequence ATGGATTTTACAGCATACAAAACATTACGAAACAACATTGACGAATTATCGGATAACCTGGAAACGCAGCACAAAAAACATATGAAATGTAAAGCAGGCTGCGACCTGTGTTGTATGGATTACAGCATCTTTCCGGTAGAATTTTACAGCATTGTTGAAGCGTTAAGAGAACGCGGTGACAAACCCGATTTTAACACCAATAAGGATGAATCAAGTTGTATTTTTCTGAATAATCACAAATGCGAAATCTATGCCGAGCGGCCAATCATCTGCAGAACACACGGGCTACCCTTGTTATATATGAATGAGGATAATGGATGGGAATTATCGGCCTGCGAACTAAATTTTACTGAATTTGATATGGAAGAATTCTCGGAAGAAAACACCTTTCCCCAAGATAAATTCAACAGCAAACTCTATTTATTGAACAAAGAATTTATTGCTAAGAACCAATTCTCCGACTACTCGGAGTTTGATTTAATACCGATAAAAGAATTGGCAAAACACATTAAAACCTGA
- a CDS encoding DsrE family protein — translation MKRNFVLVLLTLLCSVAMATNNKPMEENKNKLAVLWTSGDPEVAEKMAFMYTYNAKTQGWFDEVVLIIWGPSAKLTAENEMIQEYIKKMQEAGIKTEACLYCAKMYEVDEKLAELGVDVKGMGVPLSNYLKEGWKTLSL, via the coding sequence ATGAAACGTAATTTTGTACTTGTACTTTTAACCCTGCTTTGCAGTGTAGCAATGGCAACTAATAACAAACCGATGGAGGAGAATAAAAACAAATTAGCGGTGCTGTGGACCAGCGGTGATCCGGAAGTGGCAGAAAAAATGGCATTTATGTATACCTACAATGCCAAAACGCAAGGTTGGTTCGACGAGGTAGTTCTGATTATTTGGGGACCATCGGCAAAATTAACCGCCGAAAACGAAATGATACAGGAATACATAAAAAAGATGCAGGAAGCAGGTATAAAAACCGAAGCGTGTTTATACTGCGCAAAAATGTACGAGGTCGATGAAAAACTGGCCGAACTCGGAGTTGATGTAAAAGGAATGGGAGTACCCCTATCCAATTATTTAAAAGAAGGCTGGAAAACCTTAAGCCTTTAA
- a CDS encoding alpha/beta hydrolase, which produces MLLVFSMVSAQRHTVYLIPGQGADARLYKNLELDTAFQVKHIDYFTPEKGWDMETFARELSKQIDTTENFSIIGVSLGGMLATEMADFLHPEKVIIISSAKSRKEFPGRYRFQKVIPVYWVVPGFAIKIGAKILQPLVEPDRNKDKETFKSMLHNKDPKFLKRTTTMIITWKRESYNDDIIHIHGDLDKTLPPRFVDFDYLVEDGSHMMVLTRGALISELVNQILNE; this is translated from the coding sequence TTGCTATTGGTATTTTCAATGGTATCAGCACAAAGACATACTGTTTATCTTATTCCCGGACAGGGAGCAGATGCCCGTTTGTATAAAAATCTGGAGCTCGATACAGCATTCCAGGTAAAACACATCGATTATTTTACGCCCGAAAAAGGTTGGGACATGGAAACCTTTGCCCGCGAGCTCTCAAAACAAATTGACACCACTGAAAATTTTTCAATTATAGGTGTGTCGTTAGGAGGGATGCTGGCAACCGAAATGGCCGATTTTCTGCATCCCGAAAAAGTAATAATTATTTCGAGTGCAAAAAGCAGGAAAGAATTTCCGGGGCGATATCGCTTTCAAAAGGTAATACCTGTGTATTGGGTGGTGCCCGGATTTGCAATAAAAATAGGAGCAAAAATATTACAACCGCTGGTTGAACCCGATAGAAACAAGGATAAGGAGACTTTTAAGAGTATGCTCCATAATAAAGACCCTAAATTTCTGAAACGAACAACAACGATGATAATCACCTGGAAAAGGGAAAGTTACAATGACGACATCATACATATTCATGGCGATTTAGATAAAACGTTACCTCCTCGTTTTGTTGATTTTGATTACCTGGTAGAAGACGGTTCACACATGATGGTACTTACACGTGGCGCTTTAATAAGTGAGCTCGTAAATCAGATTCTGAACGA
- a CDS encoding protease inhibitor I9 family protein encodes MKKYLVLIVMALAIVIVSCEKTDEFSVTNPDQVEFITHSEVVIPGQYIVMLESSNLKSAYKSKAEADRAVATKAIKISNAANINLGQPKMVYSQAIEGVVVNISEKEAKALKSADGVAGVTPIKW; translated from the coding sequence ATGAAAAAGTATTTAGTTTTAATTGTAATGGCACTGGCCATTGTAATTGTTTCTTGTGAAAAAACAGATGAGTTTTCTGTTACAAACCCCGATCAGGTGGAGTTTATAACTCATTCTGAAGTGGTGATCCCCGGGCAATATATTGTAATGCTCGAATCCTCTAACTTAAAATCTGCTTATAAAAGTAAAGCTGAAGCAGATCGTGCAGTAGCAACAAAAGCGATAAAAATAAGCAACGCTGCTAACATTAATTTGGGTCAGCCCAAAATGGTGTACAGCCAGGCTATTGAAGGTGTAGTTGTAAACATTTCTGAAAAGGAAGCCAAGGCCTTAAAATCTGCTGATGGTGTTGCCGGCGTTACGCCGATAAAATGGTAA
- a CDS encoding cob(I)yrinic acid a,c-diamide adenosyltransferase, translated as MSGDFKIYTKTGDDGTTGLVGGSRVKKYDLRLESYGTVDELNASIGVIRSFEIDPEVKDLLLKIQNKLFNIGSRLASDEKGQEFTAQLIVKNEDIEVLEKAIDTYHETLPELRNFILPGGELSAAQCHMARTICRRAERRIVEFSEQTPVQPELIKYINRLSDYLFVLARKLAHDKGIDETTWQY; from the coding sequence ATGTCAGGAGATTTTAAAATATATACAAAAACCGGCGACGACGGTACAACCGGACTTGTTGGTGGCAGTCGTGTTAAAAAATACGATCTGCGTTTGGAGAGTTACGGAACGGTTGATGAATTAAATGCCAGTATTGGTGTTATCCGATCGTTTGAGATTGATCCGGAGGTAAAGGATTTACTGCTAAAAATTCAGAATAAACTTTTCAACATTGGTTCGCGATTGGCTTCGGATGAAAAAGGGCAGGAGTTTACCGCGCAACTTATTGTTAAAAATGAAGATATTGAAGTTCTGGAGAAGGCAATTGACACGTATCATGAAACGCTTCCTGAACTGCGCAATTTTATTCTTCCGGGAGGGGAACTATCAGCAGCTCAGTGTCATATGGCACGTACCATTTGCCGGAGGGCAGAGCGCCGAATTGTTGAATTCTCAGAACAAACTCCTGTTCAGCCCGAATTGATCAAGTATATTAACCGGCTTTCGGATTATCTGTTTGTTCTGGCCCGAAAACTCGCTCATGATAAAGGGATCGACGAAACAACCTGGCAGTATTGA